A genome region from Heptranchias perlo isolate sHepPer1 chromosome 32, sHepPer1.hap1, whole genome shotgun sequence includes the following:
- the LOC137300880 gene encoding beta-1,3-galactosyltransferase 9-like — protein MQLSSSKRRVSRCLPKLLLLLAAFVLVLIVFSAGYIEEWVLRPSPNPFDAQSFSQTRREVANFNRETLEREASRFYRVSNPRACHGSPVFLLGFVASKPAHFQSRRAIRSSWVSVTEVQGRVVRTLFAVGVPESEEEQELIGEESERYQDLVQGLFVDTYLNLTHKTIMIMRWFSTYCPSAQYLLKVDDDVFLNYHNLVGHLIGLGEGQEDLYLGRVHRKVRAFRNSSSLYYIPESVYPGKIYPNYCSGTSYVVSKDVAYKVYMAALSLPLLTIEDVFVGICAKKVGVWPTHTSKMSGRPCFHFSRCCYKSIYASHHISADEFVPIWRLVNDSRDCSVVTKYAALFVFNLAGHTMVQSTGRGARHFIDHD, from the coding sequence ATGCAACTCTCTTCCAGTAAACGGCGAGTGTCGAGGTGTTTGCCGAAACTGTTGCTTTTGTTGGCTGCCTTTGTCCTGGTCCTGATTGTCTTCTCCGCCGGGTATATAGAAGAATGGGTTCTGCGACCCTCCCCCAATCCCTTCGATGCCCAGAGCTTCTCCCAGACCAGGAGGGAGGTGGCAAACTTCAACAGGGAGACCCTCGAGCGGGAAGCCTCAAGATTCTACCGGGTGTCCAACCCGAGAGCATGCCATGGGTCCCCGGTCTTCCTGCTGGGTTTCGTAGCCAGCAAACCGGCTCATTTCCAAAGCCGGCGGGCCATCAGGAGTAGCTGGGTCTCAGTGACGGAGGTGCAAGGCCGTGTGGTCCGGACGCTTTTCGCGGTGGGAGTCCCCGAgtccgaggaggagcaggagctgatcGGTGAGGAATCGGAGCGGtaccaggacttggtgcaaggacTCTTTGTTGACACTTACCTCAACCTCACCCACAAAACCATCATGATTATGCGTTGGTTCAGCACCTACTGCCCAAGTGCGCAGTACCTCCTGAAAGTCGACGATGACGTTTTCTTGAACTATCACAACCTGGTGGGGCACCTGATAGGGCTGGGTGAAGGGCAAGAGGACCTGTACCTGGGTCGAGTGCACAGGAAAGTCAGGGCGTTTCGAAACTCCAGCAGCCTGTACTACATCCCTGAATCAGTGTACCCGGGAAAGATCTACCCCAACTACTGCAGTGGAACCTCTTACGTCGTGTCCAAGGACGTTGCTTACAAGGTCTATATGGCAGCACTCTCCCTTCCGCTGCTCACCATTGAAGACGTCTTTGTTGGGATCTGCGCCAAGAAGGTGGGCGTGTGGCCGACGCACACTTCAAAGATGTCCGGGCGACCCTGCTTTCACTTCAGTCGCTGTTGCTACAAGTCGATATACGCCTCCCATCACATATCAGCTGACGAGTTTGTTCCGATCTGGAGGCTGGTGAATGACAGCAGGGACTGCTCGGTGGTCACAAAATACGCTGCCCTGTTTGTTTTCAACTTGGCAGGACACACGATGGTCCAATCAACAGGCAGGGGTGCTCGACATTTCATAGACCATGATTGA